From one candidate division Zixibacteria bacterium HGW-Zixibacteria-1 genomic stretch:
- a CDS encoding 4Fe-4S ferredoxin, protein MGHLSAKDAYRGLGKKIDSLTAHAPWNEKLYAILKELYTSDEAELVAMMPYGLAPIDKIEQYTKIDRPNLERLLGGLAEKGLVFDMWDGRQYRYAVSPLIIGIFEFTMMRTRGELNYREWARLFHDYLQDKDTYYSANFGHGAKISPLRALPYEETIAESEYVEILDYEKASVIIDRTERFSIGICSCRHEKLHVGEKKCDIPLETCSSMGGAVEYMVGHGFAREVSKSEMLDNLARSKEAGLVLCADNVQKDVSFICHCCSCCCNVLLGISKFGYPHMLVTSSYIARTDKDTCIECGTCAASCPINAITMPAEGPPEIDDDICVGCGVCAHSCDTHAMRLTKRGQRVIHPETAFERIILQSLEQGTLQNLVFDNPQSMSHKFMRAFVGGFLRIPPVKKALMGDRLRSRFLEKLQQGA, encoded by the coding sequence ATGGGACATCTTTCTGCAAAAGATGCATATCGCGGTCTGGGTAAGAAGATTGACAGTTTGACCGCTCACGCTCCGTGGAATGAAAAGCTATATGCCATATTGAAGGAGCTTTATACCAGCGATGAGGCTGAGCTGGTGGCAATGATGCCGTATGGATTGGCGCCCATCGATAAGATAGAGCAGTACACCAAAATTGACCGCCCGAATCTGGAGCGCCTTCTTGGTGGACTGGCGGAAAAGGGACTTGTTTTCGATATGTGGGACGGCCGGCAATACCGTTATGCGGTTTCTCCGCTAATCATCGGGATATTTGAGTTTACCATGATGAGAACCAGGGGGGAACTTAATTACCGTGAATGGGCCAGATTATTTCATGATTATCTTCAGGATAAGGACACCTATTATTCGGCCAATTTCGGACATGGGGCCAAGATATCGCCATTACGGGCCCTGCCTTATGAGGAGACCATTGCCGAATCCGAATATGTTGAAATTCTTGACTATGAAAAGGCCAGCGTCATTATCGACCGGACCGAAAGATTCAGCATCGGCATCTGCTCCTGCCGTCACGAGAAGCTGCATGTCGGCGAGAAAAAGTGTGATATTCCGCTTGAAACCTGTTCGAGTATGGGCGGAGCGGTGGAGTACATGGTCGGCCACGGGTTTGCCAGAGAAGTCTCGAAAAGCGAGATGCTGGATAACCTGGCGCGTTCCAAGGAAGCCGGGCTGGTGCTGTGTGCCGATAATGTCCAAAAGGATGTCTCGTTTATTTGTCACTGCTGCAGCTGTTGCTGCAATGTGCTGCTCGGTATAAGCAAGTTCGGCTATCCCCATATGCTGGTTACTTCGAGCTACATTGCGCGGACTGATAAAGACACTTGTATTGAATGCGGAACCTGCGCCGCTTCCTGTCCGATCAATGCCATAACCATGCCGGCCGAAGGACCGCCCGAAATAGATGATGATATTTGTGTCGGCTGCGGAGTCTGTGCCCACAGCTGCGACACCCATGCCATGCGTCTTACAAAAAGAGGGCAAAGGGTCATTCATCCCGAGACTGCATTTGAAAGGATCATTCTTCAAAGCCTGGAGCAGGGCACCCTCCAGAATCTGGTTTTTGACAACCCGCAAAGTATGAGTCATAAATTTATGCGGGCATTTGTCGGAGGGTTTCTAAGAATTCCGCCGGTCAAGAAGGCTCTTATGGGTGACAGACTGCGATCACGTTTTCTTGAAAAACTGCAACAGGGTGCTTGA